One part of the Aurantibacillus circumpalustris genome encodes these proteins:
- a CDS encoding class I SAM-dependent methyltransferase: MSDFLHPKLSSPFYFVRTGLFNAATSFSEHTNGGRLLDFGCGSKPYRSLFKVDEYVGLDYENEGHPHNEEQIDIFYDGGKLPFKDAEFDYILCTEVFEHLFDLDDKIAEFNRVLKKDGLLFVTCPFLWNEHEIPYDFARYTSFALNHKFKNKGFEVLLYKKGGTFIETYTQAFFLYFSRKDTRYKSEKIGILKKFIIFNINVIGKILNKLLPDNDSLYLSNIYIVKKAENLV; the protein is encoded by the coding sequence ATGTCAGATTTTTTACATCCAAAATTATCGTCGCCTTTTTATTTCGTTAGAACAGGGCTTTTTAATGCCGCAACCTCTTTTTCTGAACATACAAACGGTGGTAGGTTATTAGATTTTGGATGTGGTTCTAAACCTTACAGATCTCTGTTTAAGGTAGATGAATATGTTGGTCTGGATTACGAAAATGAGGGGCATCCTCATAATGAAGAACAGATAGATATTTTTTATGATGGGGGCAAATTACCTTTTAAGGATGCTGAATTTGACTATATTTTGTGTACCGAAGTATTTGAACACCTGTTTGACTTGGATGATAAAATCGCTGAGTTTAACAGGGTTCTTAAAAAGGATGGGCTACTATTTGTAACCTGCCCTTTTTTATGGAACGAACATGAGATACCATACGACTTTGCACGATATACTTCTTTTGCTTTAAACCATAAGTTTAAAAACAAAGGTTTTGAAGTTCTTTTATATAAAAAAGGAGGCACATTTATCGAAACCTATACTCAGGCTTTCTTTTTATATTTTTCAAGAAAAGACACGCGATATAAAAGTGAAAAAATTGGTATACTCAAAAAGTTTATAATTTTTAATATTAACGTTATTGGTAAAATACTTAATAAACTGCTACCTGATAATGATTCGCTTTATTTATCAAACATATATATAGTGAAAAAAGCTGAAAATCTTGTTTAA
- a CDS encoding two-component regulator propeller domain-containing protein — MLKLIKITLVLFSCSTQLFSQLQIKNHFSFSGKKNTAVNVITQDFTGYLWLGTNEGLFQFDGKFSTEISKKFPVLKKEISALFVDSRETIWVGTKDGKIYFIKKNSVDSLVFPSKPNTEKITSFCELKAGICIGTYGNGIYCLSKGNFTHLTTEKGLSDNVIYKLTGDEKNTLWAGGDAGISEIKSIFETPQFYAISDKNGLPDNIVRDITYKSNKLLISMQDSGVCYYNLDKRKIERIPFFNNWALGPVINAFSENQNNLIIATEKKGLLQINKGVISVYNYQQYIFESSIKCAFIDREKQIWLASKNGISHLTERRYNFINASKGLVDDKILALAIDNDNAIWIGTTKGISKIMNDAEGKTVITKIQDLDKYTISCAIKAPDGNIWFGTYGNGIIIMSSETKNSVIINSKEDGLANDNISNIYFSDKNTVYISTLGGGLVQARVEFEGMKKIFTIEKTYTESEGLGSNYVYASITDNSSKLFLATDGGGLQVFENNKFTDLTKKFKLNSNTVFSLCKDKNNTIWASSNSDGIVKYDGKSLKCINLTKGLRDEQPQQLVSSQNTIYAVNSRGIDKINCSNDSISYYDLYEGELEPNLNAIFFYDNKIYSGTNSGVLTFRTNSESSDSIKPIAFIKSFFLQYKPFPIDSIFEFKYNQNNIGFNFDGIWLKNPGKLFFRYKLHGLEDDWLYADEGKTINYNNLNPGNYTFMLQVKNEEEIWSEPVTHSIIILTPIWKRWWFWLTVISIGSFGIYLFVKYRLEALQRENALLERRVKERTFQIEKQSKIIESKNIELEQLSLVASKTDNVVLILDANGKLEYVNESFTKLNKLSMEDLTKTYGETIYELSNNANIREIIQDAVSNKRSVNYESLNKKVESGTETWESSTLTPIFDEQGILKKIIIIDTDVSIRKKHEQIILQKNKDITDSISYARKIQHAILPSDELLKTYLPNSFVLYMTKDIVSGDFYWFTHFEDSCIIAAVDCTGHGVPGAFMSLIGHNQLNRIVNEEKITDPKNILLELNNGVLGVLHKNESESKDGMDIAICKINYKKNTLEYSGAMRPLWIINKSGELTEIKADKIPIGTKQKDRDETIVYTTHTIDTNRGDTFYIFTDGYADQFGGTKDKKYSTGKFKELLIKNSTLDFSSQEKNIKKEHLEWKDENEQVDDILIIGFNL, encoded by the coding sequence GTGTTGAAACTAATTAAAATAACGCTTGTTTTATTTTCATGCAGCACTCAACTATTCTCTCAATTACAAATTAAAAATCATTTTTCTTTTAGCGGAAAAAAAAATACGGCCGTTAATGTTATTACCCAAGATTTCACAGGCTATTTGTGGCTCGGCACAAACGAAGGACTTTTTCAATTCGATGGCAAATTTAGTACGGAAATTTCAAAAAAATTCCCAGTACTAAAAAAAGAAATATCAGCGTTATTTGTTGACTCAAGAGAAACTATTTGGGTTGGAACAAAGGACGGAAAGATTTATTTTATTAAAAAAAATTCAGTTGATTCCCTCGTCTTTCCTTCTAAACCCAATACCGAAAAAATAACTTCTTTTTGTGAGTTAAAAGCAGGCATATGTATAGGCACATATGGAAATGGTATTTATTGCTTATCTAAAGGTAATTTCACTCATCTAACAACCGAAAAGGGTTTAAGTGATAATGTTATTTACAAATTAACAGGGGATGAAAAGAACACCTTGTGGGCTGGCGGCGACGCTGGCATTAGCGAGATTAAATCCATCTTTGAAACACCTCAATTTTATGCCATTTCTGATAAAAACGGATTACCAGATAACATTGTAAGAGACATCACGTACAAATCAAACAAACTCCTTATCTCCATGCAAGACTCAGGAGTGTGTTACTACAATCTTGATAAAAGAAAAATAGAACGTATTCCATTTTTCAATAATTGGGCTCTTGGTCCTGTAATAAACGCTTTTAGTGAAAACCAAAACAATTTAATTATTGCCACAGAAAAAAAAGGCTTATTACAAATAAACAAAGGTGTGATTAGTGTCTACAATTATCAGCAATATATATTTGAATCCTCCATAAAGTGCGCCTTTATTGACAGAGAAAAACAAATCTGGTTAGCCTCAAAAAATGGAATTAGTCACCTAACCGAAAGACGTTATAACTTCATAAATGCTTCCAAAGGATTAGTAGACGATAAAATACTCGCTCTTGCCATTGACAACGACAATGCAATTTGGATTGGAACAACAAAAGGTATTTCAAAAATAATGAATGACGCAGAGGGAAAAACCGTCATTACTAAAATACAAGATCTTGATAAATACACTATTTCTTGTGCTATAAAAGCTCCTGATGGAAATATTTGGTTTGGCACTTACGGTAATGGCATTATTATTATGAGTTCAGAAACAAAAAACAGCGTTATTATAAATTCAAAAGAAGACGGATTAGCAAATGATAACATCAGTAATATTTATTTTTCTGATAAGAACACCGTTTACATTTCTACGCTCGGTGGCGGTCTAGTTCAAGCAAGAGTTGAATTCGAAGGAATGAAGAAAATCTTCACCATAGAAAAAACATATACCGAGTCTGAAGGTTTAGGAAGCAATTATGTATATGCATCTATCACAGATAATTCGTCAAAACTATTTTTAGCAACCGACGGTGGAGGGTTACAAGTTTTTGAAAACAACAAATTTACCGACCTAACAAAAAAATTCAAGTTAAACTCAAATACAGTTTTCTCTTTATGTAAGGATAAAAATAATACTATTTGGGCTAGTTCAAATTCAGACGGAATTGTAAAATACGATGGCAAATCACTTAAATGTATCAACCTTACAAAAGGTCTGAGAGATGAGCAACCACAGCAACTTGTGAGTTCCCAGAATACAATTTATGCTGTTAACTCAAGAGGTATTGATAAGATAAACTGTTCGAACGATTCTATAAGTTACTACGACCTGTATGAGGGTGAACTTGAGCCTAACTTGAATGCTATTTTCTTTTATGATAATAAGATTTATAGTGGGACAAACTCTGGCGTTTTAACCTTTAGAACCAACTCTGAATCTTCTGATTCCATTAAACCTATTGCCTTTATTAAATCATTCTTTTTACAGTATAAACCATTTCCAATAGATTCCATTTTTGAATTTAAATACAATCAGAACAATATCGGCTTTAATTTTGATGGCATTTGGTTGAAGAATCCAGGTAAACTTTTTTTTAGATATAAACTTCATGGTCTTGAAGACGATTGGCTTTATGCAGATGAAGGAAAAACAATCAACTACAACAACCTTAACCCAGGCAATTATACATTCATGCTTCAGGTTAAAAATGAAGAGGAAATTTGGAGTGAACCAGTTACCCACTCAATCATCATATTAACGCCCATCTGGAAACGCTGGTGGTTTTGGCTCACTGTAATATCCATTGGTTCGTTTGGAATTTATTTGTTTGTTAAATATAGACTCGAGGCTCTTCAAAGAGAAAATGCTTTATTAGAACGTCGCGTAAAAGAGAGAACTTTTCAAATTGAAAAACAGTCAAAAATAATTGAAAGCAAAAACATTGAGTTAGAGCAGCTTTCGTTGGTTGCAAGTAAAACTGATAATGTTGTGTTAATACTTGATGCAAACGGAAAACTGGAATACGTGAATGAAAGTTTTACTAAGCTTAATAAGCTTAGTATGGAAGATTTAACGAAAACCTATGGTGAAACAATTTATGAATTGAGTAATAATGCTAATATTCGTGAAATCATTCAAGACGCTGTCTCCAATAAACGTTCGGTTAATTACGAATCTCTCAATAAAAAAGTTGAATCAGGCACCGAAACATGGGAATCATCTACCCTGACCCCAATTTTTGATGAACAAGGAATTCTTAAAAAAATCATCATTATTGATACCGACGTTTCCATTAGAAAAAAACACGAACAAATAATCCTACAAAAAAATAAAGATATAACAGATAGTATTTCTTACGCCAGAAAAATACAACACGCTATCTTGCCTAGCGACGAACTGCTTAAAACCTACCTTCCAAACTCATTTGTTCTTTATATGACAAAAGACATTGTTAGTGGTGACTTTTACTGGTTTACACACTTTGAAGACTCCTGTATTATTGCAGCAGTAGATTGCACCGGGCATGGTGTTCCTGGGGCATTTATGAGTCTAATTGGCCACAACCAATTAAATAGAATAGTAAATGAAGAAAAAATTACCGATCCTAAAAATATTCTTTTAGAACTAAATAACGGAGTTCTAGGTGTTCTTCATAAAAATGAATCTGAATCTAAAGACGGAATGGACATTGCCATATGTAAAATCAATTACAAAAAAAACACATTGGAGTATTCAGGTGCAATGCGTCCTCTTTGGATCATAAATAAATCCGGGGAACTTACCGAAATAAAAGCCGATAAAATTCCAATAGGTACTAAACAAAAAGACAGAGACGAAACTATTGTATATACAACGCACACCATTGATACCAACAGGGGAGATACTTTTTATATATTTACTGACGGGTATGCTGACCAATTTGGCGGTACAAAAGATAAAAAGTACAGTACGGGTAAGTTTAAAGAATTACTCATTAAGAACTCAACATTAGACTTTTCAAGTCAAGAAAAAAACATTAAAAAAGAGCATCTTGAATGGAAGGATGAAAATGAACAAGTTGATGATATCCTAATTATAGGGTTTAATTTATAA
- a CDS encoding YfiR/HmsC family protein produces MTIKIKITLLLVISLLIPFFITSQTKPKVDLEKSARLKAVYIYKFTNYVIWPNEENMSEFIICVMSSEDLHNQLKGIQNIVKFRNKIPIRVIYCRGINDIRTDCQMLVVDGSRNDNLWSAYSKIRGKGILMVAEKLPDFKRSMISFAETGGRIKYIINKPKLVESNLIVKDQLYESAIVKEGEWKSIFDKLDAIASSGDGEVRVDKDDIKKILTSYKTLEEEKKAKETMILQMEDTLKVKLEILKSKQHEYDQVSTRIQEQKNLMESQDIEIRKKKTEIDEATGTIGKQKNVISIIAVLSAVGILLLFFSIRSNNQRRKANKLLSEQKNEIEKQKHLVDEKQKEIVDSINYAKRIQTALMANSSLMSANLDEHFILFKPKDIVAGDFYWASKHQDSFIYITADCTGHGVPGAFMSLLNISKLNDAVNQKITRPDLVLNEVKSGIIRALNPEGSLEESKDGMDAILCKLDRKNMKLQFAAANNSFCIIRKNTIINCKADKMPVGKSHDDNALFTFNEIDLEKGDMIYTFTDGYGDQFGGPDGKKFMHKQLRKIFIDVAEKHVDRQKEIIDESFEKWKGSLEQVDDVLIIGVKV; encoded by the coding sequence GTGACCATTAAAATTAAGATAACATTGCTGCTAGTCATTAGCTTATTGATTCCCTTCTTTATTACATCACAAACAAAACCAAAAGTAGACTTAGAAAAAAGCGCTCGCCTCAAGGCTGTATACATTTATAAATTCACCAATTATGTAATATGGCCCAATGAAGAAAATATGTCAGAGTTTATTATTTGTGTTATGAGTTCTGAAGACTTGCATAACCAGTTAAAAGGAATTCAAAACATTGTGAAGTTCAGAAACAAAATTCCAATTAGAGTGATTTATTGCCGCGGCATTAACGACATTAGAACCGATTGCCAAATGTTGGTTGTAGATGGGTCACGTAACGATAATTTATGGTCTGCTTATTCTAAAATAAGAGGTAAAGGTATTTTAATGGTTGCGGAAAAACTACCAGATTTTAAAAGGTCTATGATCTCGTTTGCAGAAACTGGTGGTAGAATAAAATATATTATTAATAAGCCAAAATTAGTTGAATCAAACTTAATCGTAAAGGATCAACTTTATGAATCTGCTATTGTGAAAGAAGGCGAATGGAAATCTATTTTTGATAAATTAGATGCTATTGCCTCTTCTGGAGACGGTGAAGTAAGGGTTGATAAAGACGACATTAAAAAAATTCTTACAAGCTATAAAACTTTAGAAGAGGAAAAAAAGGCTAAGGAAACCATGATTTTACAAATGGAAGATACTCTTAAAGTAAAACTCGAAATTTTAAAGTCCAAACAACACGAATATGATCAGGTGAGTACAAGAATTCAGGAGCAAAAGAATTTAATGGAAAGTCAAGATATTGAAATCCGAAAGAAAAAGACTGAAATTGATGAGGCAACCGGAACAATCGGCAAACAAAAAAATGTAATCTCTATTATTGCAGTACTTTCAGCAGTTGGTATCCTCCTTCTCTTCTTTTCAATTAGAAGCAATAACCAAAGAAGAAAAGCAAATAAATTACTTTCAGAACAAAAAAATGAAATAGAAAAACAAAAGCATCTGGTCGACGAAAAACAAAAAGAAATTGTTGATAGTATAAATTATGCTAAGCGAATACAAACCGCTTTAATGGCTAACAGCAGCCTAATGAGCGCCAACTTAGACGAACATTTCATTTTATTTAAACCTAAAGACATTGTAGCCGGTGATTTTTATTGGGCATCAAAACATCAAGATAGTTTCATATACATTACAGCTGATTGCACCGGACACGGCGTTCCGGGAGCCTTTATGAGTCTGTTAAACATAAGTAAATTAAATGATGCAGTTAATCAAAAAATCACTCGCCCTGACCTTGTTTTAAACGAAGTAAAAAGCGGAATTATCAGAGCTCTCAATCCTGAAGGTAGTCTCGAGGAAAGTAAAGATGGCATGGATGCCATTTTATGCAAACTTGACCGCAAAAATATGAAACTTCAATTTGCCGCTGCAAACAATAGTTTTTGTATAATTCGTAAGAATACGATTATCAACTGTAAAGCCGATAAAATGCCGGTTGGAAAATCTCATGATGATAACGCACTATTTACATTCAACGAAATTGATCTTGAAAAAGGTGACATGATTTATACATTTACAGATGGATATGGCGATCAATTTGGTGGACCAGATGGTAAAAAATTTATGCACAAGCAATTACGTAAAATATTTATTGACGTTGCAGAAAAACATGTTGATAGACAAAAAGAAATTATTGACGAAAGCTTTGAGAAATGGAAGGGGAGCCTTGAGCAGGTGGATGATGTGTTAATTATAGGCGTTAAAGTTTAA
- a CDS encoding cystathionine gamma-synthase, which produces MSNNFSNYKFGTKAIHAGADPDPSTGAIMTPIFQTSTYTQESPGKNKGYSYARGKNPTRDALQKNIAALENGKHCLCFSSGMGSIDAIIKMLRPGDEVITGDDLYGGSYRMFTKVFANFGIKFHFINMTTASNIEKHINSNTKLIWVETPTNPTMQIMDIEACAKIAKKHKLILAVDNTFASPYLQNPLALGADIVMHSVTKYLGGHSDVVMGALVVNDNTIYEQLAFIHNSCGATPGPMDCFLVMRGIKTLHLRMERHCFNGRQVAEYLKTHPKIEKVYWPGFTDHPNHDIAKKQMRDFGGMISFVLKEKSIENTFKLASSFKVFSLAESLGGVESLINHPATMTHASIPKAERDKAGVTDNLLRLSVGVEDIEDILEDLKQALA; this is translated from the coding sequence ATGTCTAATAATTTTTCAAATTATAAATTCGGTACCAAAGCTATTCACGCAGGTGCAGATCCTGATCCTAGTACTGGTGCTATTATGACACCGATTTTTCAAACAAGTACTTATACACAAGAATCTCCAGGCAAAAATAAAGGATACTCTTATGCGCGTGGAAAAAATCCTACACGTGATGCTCTACAAAAAAATATTGCCGCGTTAGAAAACGGTAAGCATTGCCTATGTTTCAGCAGCGGTATGGGATCAATTGATGCTATTATAAAAATGCTTCGTCCCGGTGACGAAGTTATTACAGGTGACGATTTATACGGAGGCAGTTACCGCATGTTTACAAAGGTGTTTGCGAATTTTGGAATTAAGTTCCATTTTATAAACATGACTACCGCATCGAATATTGAAAAACACATTAACAGCAATACAAAATTAATTTGGGTTGAAACACCTACCAATCCGACCATGCAGATAATGGACATTGAGGCTTGTGCGAAGATTGCTAAAAAACACAAACTCATTTTAGCGGTTGACAATACCTTTGCTTCTCCGTATTTACAAAACCCTCTCGCTTTAGGAGCCGATATAGTAATGCACAGCGTTACAAAATACTTAGGCGGACACAGCGACGTAGTTATGGGGGCTTTGGTTGTAAACGACAATACTATTTATGAGCAATTAGCATTCATCCACAATAGCTGCGGTGCGACGCCTGGTCCAATGGATTGTTTTCTTGTGATGCGTGGAATTAAAACGCTTCATTTGCGTATGGAACGCCATTGTTTTAATGGACGCCAAGTGGCTGAATATTTAAAAACACATCCTAAAATTGAAAAGGTTTACTGGCCTGGTTTCACAGATCATCCCAATCACGATATCGCTAAAAAGCAAATGCGCGATTTCGGTGGAATGATTTCTTTTGTTCTGAAGGAAAAAAGCATCGAAAACACATTTAAACTTGCATCTTCCTTTAAAGTGTTTTCTCTTGCTGAAAGTTTAGGTGGCGTTGAATCACTAATAAATCATCCTGCAACTATGACGCATGCCTCTATTCCTAAAGCAGAGCGAGATAAAGCTGGTGTTACTGATAATTTACTTCGCTTAAGCGTTGGTGTTGAGGATATTGAAGACATCTTAGAAGATCTCAAGCAAGCGCTAGCCTAA
- a CDS encoding YceI family protein, giving the protein MKQLLLIIILFTAKFVDAQIYLCKDGDTKFTSEAPLELIKAHSNKTTGVIDYSTKNVAFAIDIDSFEGFNSGLQKEHFRENYMETGKYPKATFKGKIIEDIDFTKNGTYSLRAKGDFAIHGTEKEKIVKVKIIIKDKEIYIETSFEVPLEDHNIKIPKVVNQKIASVILVEVKATLKPKS; this is encoded by the coding sequence ATGAAGCAACTCTTACTGATAATTATACTCTTCACGGCCAAATTCGTCGATGCACAAATTTATCTGTGCAAAGATGGTGATACCAAATTTACTTCGGAGGCTCCGCTAGAATTAATCAAAGCACATTCAAATAAAACTACTGGAGTAATTGATTATTCAACCAAAAATGTTGCCTTTGCCATTGACATAGATTCTTTTGAAGGATTTAACAGTGGCCTCCAAAAAGAGCATTTCCGCGAGAATTACATGGAAACAGGAAAATATCCAAAGGCTACTTTTAAAGGTAAAATTATTGAAGACATTGATTTTACAAAAAACGGAACTTACTCTCTAAGAGCAAAAGGCGATTTCGCTATACACGGAACAGAGAAAGAGAAAATAGTTAAAGTGAAAATCATCATCAAAGACAAAGAAATATATATAGAAACAAGTTTTGAAGTCCCCTTAGAAGATCATAATATTAAAATTCCAAAAGTTGTGAACCAAAAAATCGCATCGGTTATTTTGGTAGAAGTTAAAGCAACCTTAAAACCAAAATCCTAG
- a CDS encoding FKBP-type peptidyl-prolyl cis-trans isomerase — protein sequence MFRSFFNTLGFLVLLQTSCKEPSSNTNDKRVDNAHTDKVIKEQFIKANQQLMVKENDEMDYYAKSHKMPFQKTTSGIRFYVYKPSAKGDSIRDSMRVSINFEIKLLDGTLCYSSKTQGRRDFMIGHEDIESGIHKGLQYLKRGDKALLLIPSPLAHGLLGDFNKIPPQMPILCDIEVF from the coding sequence ATGTTTCGATCTTTTTTTAATACACTTGGTTTTTTAGTTCTTCTTCAAACCTCTTGCAAAGAACCATCATCAAATACAAATGATAAAAGGGTGGATAATGCGCACACGGATAAGGTAATTAAAGAACAATTTATTAAGGCGAACCAGCAGCTTATGGTAAAGGAAAATGATGAAATGGATTATTATGCAAAAAGTCATAAAATGCCCTTTCAAAAAACCACTTCAGGCATTAGGTTTTATGTATATAAACCATCTGCAAAAGGAGATAGTATTAGAGATAGTATGCGGGTAAGTATTAATTTTGAGATTAAGTTACTTGATGGAACTCTTTGCTATTCATCAAAAACTCAGGGTCGTAGAGATTTCATGATAGGTCACGAAGATATTGAAAGTGGTATTCACAAGGGTCTACAGTATTTAAAACGTGGTGATAAAGCACTTTTATTAATTCCTTCACCACTTGCACACGGTTTATTGGGGGACTTTAATAAGATTCCTCCACAAATGCCTATTCTTTGTGATATAGAAGTTTTTTAG
- a CDS encoding class I SAM-dependent methyltransferase, with translation MIENTLIKNASVEEVESLNVQKIIKGYKDKYNIEVSYLFEKTNEVKIVKCSKTGFRFYYPLSVEGDNKFYIDLYSNNTKRLYQKVKWEFKQAASIIKNDSLLIDVGCGGGDFFDELAGKNCKCYGLDKSDFAGDLLKSKGVEFSNESIEIFAEKNLEKFDYVTGFQILEHVKHPGKFISSMTKMLKKGGLLIIAVPNNEPYFLKYDKYHTLNLPPHHMGLWNKESLTNIAPHFGLRVKDFKYEGFDYLIQYFKNKTGINNKISTAVLKFFLKFFNNTLGKRTALVVYEKI, from the coding sequence ATGATAGAAAATACTCTAATAAAAAACGCTTCTGTTGAAGAGGTAGAATCTTTAAATGTTCAAAAAATCATAAAAGGCTATAAGGACAAATACAACATTGAAGTATCTTATCTATTTGAAAAAACTAATGAAGTAAAAATTGTAAAGTGTAGTAAAACAGGTTTTCGTTTTTATTATCCTTTATCTGTTGAAGGTGATAATAAGTTTTACATTGATTTGTATTCAAATAACACAAAAAGACTATATCAAAAAGTAAAATGGGAATTTAAGCAAGCTGCTTCTATTATTAAAAATGATTCATTGCTTATAGATGTAGGATGTGGAGGAGGAGATTTCTTTGATGAATTAGCAGGAAAAAACTGTAAATGTTATGGGCTTGATAAAAGTGATTTTGCTGGAGATTTATTAAAAAGCAAGGGAGTTGAATTTAGTAATGAGTCTATTGAAATTTTTGCTGAAAAAAACCTTGAAAAATTTGATTATGTAACAGGATTTCAAATTTTAGAGCACGTCAAACATCCTGGTAAATTTATAAGCAGTATGACAAAAATGCTTAAAAAGGGAGGTCTGTTAATAATTGCAGTACCTAATAACGAGCCCTATTTTTTGAAGTACGATAAATATCATACATTAAATTTACCACCCCATCACATGGGGCTTTGGAACAAAGAAAGCTTAACAAACATAGCACCTCATTTTGGACTTCGTGTAAAAGATTTTAAATATGAAGGATTTGACTATCTTATCCAATATTTCAAAAACAAAACCGGTATAAACAACAAAATTTCCACTGCTGTTTTAAAGTTCTTTTTAAAATTCTTTAATAATACATTAGGGAAAAGAACCGCATTAGTTGTTTATGAGAAAATATAA
- the bcp gene encoding thioredoxin-dependent thiol peroxidase, giving the protein MNETKKKNSTDKFIGHSTSLKAGDKAPDFEAKDQNGSTIRLNDFVGKNLVLYFYPKDDTPTCTKQACNLRDEFSLLSNKNYAVVGVSADSEKSHAKFAKKHALPFPLLADFDMKIIQSYDVWGLKMLFGKIYDGIVRTSFLIDQNGLIKKVIKDVESKNHVGQILSI; this is encoded by the coding sequence ATGAACGAAACGAAGAAGAAGAATAGCACAGATAAATTTATTGGCCACTCCACTTCATTAAAAGCTGGAGACAAAGCACCAGATTTTGAAGCGAAAGATCAAAACGGAAGTACTATTCGTTTAAACGATTTCGTTGGAAAAAATTTGGTGCTTTATTTTTATCCCAAGGATGATACTCCCACTTGTACAAAACAGGCGTGTAATTTAAGAGATGAATTTTCATTGCTGTCTAACAAAAACTATGCAGTTGTGGGTGTAAGCGCTGATTCAGAAAAGTCACATGCAAAATTTGCAAAAAAACACGCTCTCCCCTTCCCACTTTTGGCCGATTTTGATATGAAAATCATTCAGTCTTATGATGTATGGGGGCTTAAAATGCTTTTTGGTAAGATATATGATGGTATTGTGCGAACGAGCTTTCTTATCGATCAAAATGGTCTTATAAAAAAGGTTATTAAGGATGTGGAAAGCAAAAATCATGTTGGCCAGATTTTATCAATTTAA
- the nth gene encoding endonuclease III, producing the protein MTKQERYDKVLAYFENNEAPAQTELTYSNPFELLVAVILSAQCTDKRVNLTTPKLFKDYPTSQAMSLASPETLFTYIRSISYPNNKAKHLVGMATMLVKDFKSLVPSDVNLLIKLPGVGRKTANVIASVIFDKPTMAVDTHVFRVSNRIGLTTNAKNPLQSEKQLIKFIPEHLVPKAHHWLILHGRYVCLARNPKCDGCSLKLHCKYFEKNYIKQNNINN; encoded by the coding sequence ATGACCAAACAAGAACGATACGATAAAGTACTCGCTTACTTCGAAAATAATGAGGCTCCCGCCCAAACTGAATTAACTTATTCAAATCCTTTTGAACTTCTAGTTGCTGTAATTTTAAGTGCACAGTGTACCGATAAACGTGTAAACCTTACAACACCTAAATTATTCAAAGACTACCCCACTTCTCAAGCAATGTCTTTGGCTTCACCTGAAACACTATTTACTTATATTAGAAGTATTAGTTACCCCAACAACAAAGCAAAGCACCTTGTGGGGATGGCAACTATGCTTGTGAAAGATTTTAAAAGTTTGGTGCCTTCAGACGTTAACCTATTAATAAAACTACCTGGAGTTGGAAGAAAAACGGCGAATGTAATCGCTTCGGTTATATTCGACAAGCCAACTATGGCTGTTGACACCCATGTGTTTAGAGTCAGTAACCGAATAGGTTTAACAACGAATGCTAAAAACCCCTTGCAATCCGAAAAACAATTAATTAAATTTATACCAGAACATCTTGTGCCAAAAGCTCACCATTGGTTAATTTTACACGGTCGGTATGTTTGCTTAGCACGTAATCCAAAGTGTGATGGCTGTTCTCTAAAATTGCATTGTAAGTATTTTGAAAAGAATTATATAAAACAAAATAATATCAACAACTAA